A portion of the Hoplias malabaricus isolate fHopMal1 chromosome 1, fHopMal1.hap1, whole genome shotgun sequence genome contains these proteins:
- the LOC136665961 gene encoding complement C1q-like protein 2, with protein sequence MAVRCVCALLLLLCVDAQETTAPPTDLAVIHRELQQLRNITLVQAVELKLLKHRLDSAEHHLKAHIESPKVAFAASLGSNGVVFTKNSIKKLIFNDIITNVGDAYNPETGVFKAPVRGVYYVRYTATASTDSLMSAVLYKNREVMLTVHEPPTGPGSDTASNGAALLLEAGDELYMQLWPNSHVWDNASHHSTFSGFLIYTL encoded by the exons ATGGCTgtaaggtgtgtgtgcgcgctgctgttgctgctgtgtGTTGATGCTCAGGAGACGACAGCGCCCCCCACCGATCTGGCAGTGATACACAGAGAACTGCAGCAGCTCAGGAACATCACTCTAG tgcaggCTGTAGAGCTGAAACTCCTGAAGCACAGACTGGACTCTGCAGAACACCATCTGAAAGCTCACATAG aatcCCCAAAAGTGGCGTTTGCTGCTTCTCTGGGCAGCAATGGAGTGGTCTTCACCAAAAACTCAATAAAAAAACTCATCTTTAACGACATCATAACCAACGTGGGTGATGCTTACAACCCAGagacag GAGTGTTTAAGGCGCCCGTGCGAGGTGTGTATTACGTGCGCTACACTGCCACAGCATCCACCGACAGCCTGATGAGCGCGGTTCTGTATAAGAACCGTGAGGTTATGCTGACCGTCCACGAGCCGCCCACGGGGCCAGGCAGCGACACAGCGTCCAACGGCGCCGCCCTGCTGTTAGAGGCTGGAGACGAGCTGTATATGCAGCTGTGGCCCAACTCGCACGTGTGGGACAACGCCAGCCACCACAGCACCTTCAGCGGCTTCCTGATCTACACGCTGTGA